The DNA region CCAAATAGCAAAAATGGAAAAAAATCTTTGGCATCCTGTACTCGATCAACTTCTGGAAAACTACGGGCGATCGCCGCTTCCTTGCCAGTGCCATTACTGCAAGGCGAAAGAACTACCGAAATGCGTGGTAATGTCCCAAATCGCTGTCGGATCGTCTTTACGACTGGCCGTACCCATGTTGCCACCTCCCCTGGCCCATTGCTGAGAATCAAGAGATCAAAGGGTTGGGACATTAAACAAATTACTCAAAAACTTAAACAAGGCTATTTGGTGACGAACTTAAGAGCGCTCTTCCCGAAAAGATTGACTCATTTCCATTGACTCTAAAGGTCTGGGCGATCGCCAAGATTTGCGTTCCACTGGGGAGAAATTCTTGAGGCGTAAAGGTTTTGAGCGGGATGTTGGTTTTTCGAGGGGTGTAGGTTCGTGCATACCCCGTTCAAATTTTTGGGCAAGGCTGAGAGTTGAAAGAAGCGCTTCTCGCAATACAGTTTCTGTTTCCTCGCGCCATGCTAAGTGCAAAAAAGTGCAGAGTAATTGCTGCTGTTCTGTGGTGAGAGATTGCTCTTGGAGAAGCTGTCGCAAAAAACGAATAGTGGCGAGACGCTTGACACTGCTGCTATGGCTTAAATCATGTAAAGCTGATTCAAATTGCTTATTATTTGTGCCTTTCATCCAACTATTTTTAGTTGTTAAAAGTAGGATTGCAGCAATCATCAAGGTTTGACAGCCCAGAGCTACCACTAACCAATGGTTTTCTGTAGTTTCCCACAGAGCGATCGCCCCGAAACTTACGGAGACGGCGATCGCTCCACTGGCTACGGACATCAGTAACCGTTGATAATCACTGCGCCATATCCGATAAAAAACGTCTAAATATTTTGTCCAAGGTAGGTCGTAGGATGCATATATTGCGCCCATCACTGCCGCGCCGATACCCGTTGCTGCCACGAGTTCCCATTGCCACGCCCAAAGATTTACTGAAGCAGCGCTCACACCACTAATCAAAATAAATCGTTGCCAATTAACCGAGCGGCTAAGGGCAACAACATCCTGTAAACCAACTAAATCTCGACTGATATCGCGTCGAAACTTGTTCGGTCTCTCAGGTTGAGTGTGGGGAAATCTAGTCACAGGTAATCTGAAACGGCGAAATGAAAGAGTCAAAATCGCGAGCAAAGCAGCGAACGACCCCCTAAGCATACCGTAAATTTACAGTGATAAAAGACCTTTAGCCCCGACGTAAACCGGCAAACATATAGCCCAAAATAAAGCCCCCGATCATCGCCCAAAGCTGACCAGATTCTACGAAATTAGTGAGACCTGTTTGGATTTGACCGAGAACATCAGGATCCTCAACGTAACCGCTGAGTTGCTGGCCAATCACCAGTTGGGGTTGCGGTAAAGTTTCGATTAATCCAGCTTGTTGAGCGTCGGCGATAGACTGTAAAGGCTTTTGCAAAGACATGGCTTATAGAGAAGGTTCTACTGACAGGGTTTAACAGTTTCCGATTGTACCTGTACAACCACGAGAGTCATATCATCACTATTGCGGATCTTTGGATAAGTGAATTGACTGACTTTTTTAAACAGCGCATCGACAATTTCATTAGGATTATTGTGGGTGCGGCAGGCCGTTTGGAAACTCTCATAGAGATTTGCTTCATCGAAGCGATCGCCGTGGGCATTTACCGCATCTGTGAACCCATCGGTGTAATACAAAATAATATCGCCTGGCTCTAGGGTGACTTCCCCTTCCTCATATTTGGAGTCCATATCTAGACCGATTAGCATTCCCCAGGTATCGAGTTGCTCAATGGTATCGGTTTGCGCACGCCAGAGGAGAGGTGGATGGTGAGCCGCATTACAGAAAGATAATTTACGGCTGACTGGGTCGTACTCAGAATAAAATAGGGTGACAAAACGGTGGGAGTTGTCGAGGTCGGGATACATCACCCGATTCAGGTGAGAGAGTACCTGTGCGGGAGTGTGACGATTGAGGACTTCTGCCCGCAGCATCCCCCGCGTCATGGTCATAATCAAACCAGCTGGCACACCTTTACCCATGACGTCACCGATCACAATGCTCCAAGGGACACATTGCACAAGTTTGGGGTCGTCTTGGTGACGCACTCGGTCATAATTCGAAGGGATAAAGTCGTAGTAATCACCCCCAACTCGATAGGCATTGCGGCATTCAGCGGCGAGCGCCAAGCCACTAATACGAGGACATTCGCGAGGCAACAGATGATTTTGGATTTCGGAAGCGATTTCCAATTCGCGGTCTTGCTTCTCTTTTTGCCGTAACTTGCGAGTGAGATCATTGTTGGCGATCGCCACAGCAGTTTGATCAGCGACTAACTGCACCAATTTACGGCGCGTAATATCCCAAATATAATTTTCGCTGGTACTAAAAATGAAGAGTCTACCGCGCTCTATATTTTTAACAAGAATTGATGTGCTATGCAGGATAGCTACATTTTCTAACGCTGACTGTAACCAATCATCAAGCTCATCTAATTCTAGTGCTTCAGTGTTACCAGAGCCGAGACTCTCTAATTTTTCAAAAGTCTTTTTAATGACATCAATACCTTCGCCCTGACCACAGTAAATCGCTTCGAGACGGATGCGACCCTCTTTCGTGAAGGTCAATAATACGCCCCCATCGGCATCGGAAACTCGTGCTGAGATGAGTGGCGTTAATTCTAAAAATTGATTGAGATTATTAAAACTGCGGAGTGCAAAACCTAAGGAACTCAAAAGATCTTGAATTTTGGTCTGTTCGCGACTGAGCTTCGCAATTTGGGCCTTGAGAAATTCGACATCCTCTTGAATAGGGTCTGCGGACACGACTTCTGCCTTTGGTTGATGACTAAGTGCGACTAACCGTGACTCTTGGTGCTGAGAGCCCGATCTATTGGCTGGAGGCTGGATGCTAGAGGTTGAGGTCACAATAGTTAGCGCAGGAAATAAAAGGGTTTTGAAATAGTCTTGCGGGTCGTCAGTTTAGCCTCGACATGGAGAACAGAACCTCAGTTCTACTTACTAGTTCAGTGTGTTGACGCAAATTATCTTGGGCGGCGATCGCCATAGCCAGTTGCGACATATTTTTCTTCAATTGCAAATCAAAAAATTACGGGATTTTTTTAGGTCTCGTACATATTTACCAGTAAAGGTTGCTAATTGATAGCTTAATGAATACACCTATGTCAAGTAATTTGTGGGATTGTCATGAAGTTTTATGACGTGGTGGCTGTCATCAAAAGATACGCCCCAAATTCATATTTTTTATGAGGAGCTACGAGCTTCACGGTAGGCCGCGTAAACTCCTTGGACGTTATACCAATTGAGAAAAATACGGGCGACTTCGAGGGCAAGCTGAGAATTGCCACGTTTAATGAGCCAGCTGAGAAGGGGCTTCAGACGTTTTTCATTGAGCCAACCACCGAGAGAAAGAATCCCCCAGAGGATACGGTGTAAGACAGTCATCTGAATCATCATGCGAACTTCCCAGGTAGGATGCTTTTCATAGAAAACAACACCCATCTTGCCGCGCTGAATTTCTTGGTCGATGAGTTTTGGGATTTGCTCCAAGCTAAACGGAGGATGCCAATGGTAGCCCACGGCATCGGGACATTTAATTAGGGTGAGGCCTAGTTTTTTGAGACGTACACCGAGTTCGAGATCTTCCCAGCCGTAGAGCTGAAAGCCAAGATCAAAGAGGCCTGCTTCGAGGAGCCATTTGCGGGCGATCGCCACATTGCCTGTCGCAAAATAAGCAGCTGAATAATCGGTCAATTTATAAGGTTCAGCGGTGGGTTCCTCAAAATTAGCGGTATTGATCACGCGGCCATAGGTGAAGAGGCGATCGCTGCGGAGTTTACGTTTGCCCTGACGAAGACCTTCGAGGTGAGCAGCGAGAAACGTTTCGGTAACAACTAAGTCGCTATCAATAAAAATAATAATGTCGCCCTGCGCTTGCTCTACTCCAAGATTGCGGGCAGCGGCGGCACCTTTATGGGCCTGCTCAAATAGTCGGACATGAGGATATGAATTTGCGTCAGTCTGGAGCCATTCAACGGTGCCATCTGTTGAGCCGTCATCCACCACGACAATTTCGTAGCCCTCATTTTGTAACTCTTCAGGGACTTGCTGGTGTTCGAGGGCATTGAGGCATTTTGTCAAAATCGGTTTGCGGTTGTATGTCGGAATCACAACGCTGATATAAACCAAAATTTTCACCCAACAGAAAAAGACTGCTTTATGTTACTGGATTTTAATAATGTCTTGTGGGGGGATATCCGGTGGCGATCGCCGTAAAGAAGGCGAGTGAGGATGTGTTCTGTCGGTGAACCTGTAATTTCTGCGCACGGTTGCTCAAACAATAGGTTGATTGCCGTACTTTTAAATCAGTTCGTGTGAGGAAATCCCCCTATATCTACTGCTTTATATTTGCCATAATAAATCCATCAATTGACTGAATGGTCAATAATTAGGCGCAAGTTAGAGCACAAAACTATGACGACATCTTCCCCAAAGTTTCTCGAATCTTTTGATCTCAAAGGTTTAGCGTTACAGAATCGTGTTGCGATGGCTCCGATGACAAGGGCGCGGGCAGGAAAAGAGCGTATTCCGAATGAACTGATGGCGGAATACTATGCGCAGCGGGCAGCCACAGGACTGATTATCACAGAGGCCACTACAATTTCTCCCCAAGCGAATGGTTGGAATGAATCCCCTGGTATTTATAGCGACGCGATGGTCGAGGGTTGGAAGAAAATCACAGAGGCCATTCATGCTAAGGGCAGTAAGGTTTTTATGCAGCTCTGGCATTGTGGTCGGGCTTCCCACAGTTCGTTTCATGGTGGGAAACCGGCGATCGCCCCATCTGCAATCAAAATTGAGGATGAGGAGGGATTGATCCACACGCCTAATGGCAAACAGCCCTATGAAGTGCCTCGCGCCATCGAAACAGAAGAAATCCCTTTGATTGTTGAAGAATATCGTCTTGCGGCGGAACGTGCCAAGGCAGCGGGTTTAGACGGCATCGAAGTTCACTCAGCCAATGGCTATTTGCTCGATACTTTTTTGCAGTCGAAAACTAATCACCGGACTGATGAATACGGCGGTAGTATTGAAAATCGTTTTCGGATGTTATCGGAAGTTCTCAAAGCTGTGTTGACTGTTTGGGATTCTGAGCGTGTCGGTGTTCGTCTCTCCCCGAATGGCATGTTTAATGACATGGGTTCGCCGGATTATCGAGAGCAGTTTCTCTATGCCGCAAAGCAGTTAAATCAATACAATTTGGCCTATCTTCATGTGATGGATGGTTTGGCATTTGGCTTCCATGAGCTGGGTGACCCAATGACCCTTGATGAATTTCGTGAGGCCTATGATGGCGTACTCATCGGCAATTGTGGCTATGACCAACTCAGTGCGGAAGCGGCGATCGCTTCGGGTAAGGCTGACATGATTGCGATTGGTCGTCCATTTATTAGTAACCCAGATTTAATTGCGCGATATGCCAACGATTGGGAGCTAAATCCCCCTGCGGATGTGACAACTTGGTCAGCTCCAGGTTCGGCTGGCTACACTGATTTCCCGACCTATCAATCCGTATAGGGTCGAAACCTATTTGTTCTCTGGGCTGGCATGACCAATGACTTTTATTGGAAAATGTGACCAGCCCTCTTTTTATTCCGCCTAATGACTGCCACCCTCGAATTTCTCGATCTAGATAAAAATCGTCCAGCTCCAGGGGAATTGATTACGCAATTACTCGCCCTCGAAAAGTCCGCAAAAAAGGAACGGCGAGTGTATGGCTTTGAGCAGCTCCTCGGTCAATGGCGACTCACCTTTATTACGGGGACAAAAAAAGCCCAGAAACAGGCGGGCAATGTATTGGGAAAGGGGCGTTATCTTCCAGGTTTTGTCACGGTGGCGATCGCCTATTCTGAAGCTCCGGATAATGACCCCACAGCAGAGTGGCAAAAAGGAACGGTTTTAAACTCAGTCAAATTTGGCTTATTAAATCTGGCTGTGTCAGGGGCAATTAAATTTCAGGCGCAGAAACGCTTATTAGCATTTGATTTCACCCACATAACAGTAAAGCTTGGAGGCATTCAACTTTACGATGGCGATATGCGTGGCGGAGATGAAGCTGCTGCAAAATTTCACGCAACCCCAATCGGGAAGCTCCCATTTTTTAGTTATTTTTATGTCGCAGAAAAGGCGATCGCCGCGCGTGGAAAAGGTGGCGGTGTAGCGCTATGGACAAAACTTGATTAGCCTCTTTATGTCCTCTTTGTTTTTATAGTCATTCCACATAATTTTGAAACAGACAAGATCGCCAAAAAATCCAGTAAGTCATCACCTATTTTTAAGGATTACTGCGTTGCATAAATCTGTCTCACCATTGCCGCACGAGAAGATACCTCAAGCTTACGAAATATCCGTTTCAGAGCCTGTTTTACCGAATTTTCTGTGATCCAAAGTTCAGTGCCAATTTCAGCATTTGTTTTTCCCAAAGCAACCAATTCAGCAATTTGTAATTCACGGGAAGTGAGCCGCTCTGTACAAAGAGGTTTTTGCGGTGATCGCCGGGCTGCAACCCAGACAGATACGTGTAAGCAAATTGCACTCAAATCAGCTAAATTCTGCTCATCAAAAGCGGGCATTGACTGTTCACGAGTGCAGCCGATAACGCCAACTAATTGATTATTACTAACGATCGGTCCCGCCATAACATGCCAATGATCAGGTCGAGGACAAATCATTGTCCAAACTTTTGGGGATGTAACCAAAGCCTCATGCACTGGCGTATGACGTTCTGTGAGATAGCGCAACACTGGATTCTTGTTTACTGACAACCCGGTTTCTATCGCTTTTTGTAGTTTTTTATTTGCTAAAGGTAATTGATCAAAAAATAGAATGCCTCGACGCTTTGCCTCAAAATAGTCACCGATTTTGGCAGCAAAATTAGTCTGCAAATCCTGTTCGCTCTTAAGCTGCTGGAGAGATTCAAATAAAAATTTTAGGGGATGGGTCATAGTCAAAACGGTGAAAAAGAGTACCCGATCGAGGACTAGGCGGGGTCAGGGATTTTTTTTAATCTTAGCTTTATTGATTAGGAGAAGAAATCGATGTCCCATTACGCTCACCCCGAAGCTTTGGCAGATACACAATGGTTAATGGATCATCTCAGTAATCCGTTGGTGCGTATTGTAGAAGTCGATATGAGTCTAGATTCCCACAAGGATAATCATATTCCCGGTGCAATTTTTTGGAACGTTTTTGCAGATTTACTTCAGCCTGACCACAGTATCAATCTCGATCCTGCGGCGATCGCTCGCTTACTTTCACGCTCAGGTATTACCCCAAAGACAACGGTTATTGCCTACGGTAGCTATCCTGGCACAGGGGCATGGATTTTTTGGTTATTGAAACTTTTCGGTCACGAAAAAGTATTGGTGCTGAACGGCGGGCATCAAAAGTGGGTAGCCGAGAATCGCCCTGTAACCTCAGAACTTTCTGAGTTTGCCCCTACGCAATATCCTCAAAAAACAATTAATTCGAGTCTGAGAGTGCTTCAAGCCGAAGTACAAGCTTCTTTGGAACAGCCAGATTGCATTTTGCTAGATGTTCGTAGCCAAGAAGAATATCGAGGCGAAATATATTTGCTGCAACCGCCGAAAGAGGATGAACGAGGCGGGCATATACCCGGTGCGATTCATCTCGAACATGCGTTGACATTAAATGAAGATAGCACTTTCAAATCTCCGGCAGAATTAAGCAATCTCTACAATAGTAGTGGCATTACAGCGGAGAAAGAAGTGTTTCCTTACTGCGCTATTGGGGGACGTTCTGCATATATTTGGTTTGTTCTAAAATACTTGCTCGGATATCCTAAGGTGCGAAATTATGATGGTTCTTGGAATGAGTGGAGTCGTTTACCCAATGTCCCAATCGAGCAATAATCATCCACGATTAGATATTTAGAAACTCAAGAAAAGGCGATCGCCGCGTATGGAAAAGGTGGTGGTGTAGCGCTGTGGACAAAGCTGACTTAATGGATTTGGAATGGAAGCTTAACCAAAAATAGCAGCCGTAGGTGCACTGATTTTTAACTTACCCATCATGCCTAAATCTTCATGATCAAGAATGTGGCAATGGTAGACTGTCTCACCAGTGAAATGCTCAAACTTCATTCGGATTTTGATGGTTTCGCCGACTTTTACTAAAACTGTGTCGTGCCAGACAATCATCTCTTCTGGAATGCCATTGCGGCTAATAATCTGAAATTTGTTGGTATGGATATGGAAAGGGTGATCCATCGTTCCCATATTCTTAATCTCCCAATCTTCCACCGTATCGAGAGTGACTTCAGTTTGCACTGCACCGGAATAGGATTCGCCATTAATCAAAAATGCCATCCCCTGCCCTTTCACCATGCCATGGTTGAGCGTGAATTGCCTTGTTTGCTGAGGTTCTGGTAATTGCTCAATAGGCTGTAAGGTCTCAGGCAAATACACAACATCAAAATCTTTTGCTGCCCGCTTAAAGTCGGCGATCGCCTCAATTGTTTGCGGAGTTTGGTTTCCCATCATGCCCATTTGAGTACGTTTATAAGGGAGATTAAGGAGATGAATCGGAATATCCGGTAAATCGGCGGTATGGATTAAAAGTTCAGCTCTTTGTCCGGGGGTGAGCAGCAATTTATCGATTTCGATGGGTTGAGATAATGCCCCACCATCATTGGAAATTTGGACTAGCTTTTGTCCCTTGATTTCCAAATGGTAAAACCTTGAAGGGGAAGCATTAACCAGACGCAACCGCAGCAAATCTTCTGTCACCTCAATGCTCGGATGGTAACTGCCATTCACCAATCGCAATGAGCCTTCCCGACCTGCCATTAAATTCATGTGGCGGCTATTGGCATCCGGTGACGCAAAATCCTGCAACAGAAAAAATTCTTCCTGAGCCACCGCAATTTCTGGAATCTCATCCAATGCCCCTCGCACGACAATGATGCCAGCTAGTCCTCGAAAGAGCTGTTCTGCGACCGAGCCATGGAGATGAGGGTGATACCAGTGGGTTCCAGCTCGCTGTTGGGGATGAATATCTAGCTCATAGGTATGGCTTTGACCTGGGGCAATTTTTAGAAAAACATTGTCCTGATCTGGCGATAGGTGCAAGCCATGGAAATGTAAATTTGTCGCTTGGTCGAGATCATTTTTGAAATGGATAATGAGGCGATCGCCGGCATTAACTTCTAGGCGAGGCGCTGGAATTTGACCGTTGTAGGTC from [Leptolyngbya] sp. PCC 7376 includes:
- a CDS encoding LuxR C-terminal-related transcriptional regulator, giving the protein MTHPLKFLFESLQQLKSEQDLQTNFAAKIGDYFEAKRRGILFFDQLPLANKKLQKAIETGLSVNKNPVLRYLTERHTPVHEALVTSPKVWTMICPRPDHWHVMAGPIVSNNQLVGVIGCTREQSMPAFDEQNLADLSAICLHVSVWVAARRSPQKPLCTERLTSRELQIAELVALGKTNAEIGTELWITENSVKQALKRIFRKLEVSSRAAMVRQIYATQ
- a CDS encoding PP2C family protein-serine/threonine phosphatase, whose product is MTSTSSIQPPANRSGSQHQESRLVALSHQPKAEVVSADPIQEDVEFLKAQIAKLSREQTKIQDLLSSLGFALRSFNNLNQFLELTPLISARVSDADGGVLLTFTKEGRIRLEAIYCGQGEGIDVIKKTFEKLESLGSGNTEALELDELDDWLQSALENVAILHSTSILVKNIERGRLFIFSTSENYIWDITRRKLVQLVADQTAVAIANNDLTRKLRQKEKQDRELEIASEIQNHLLPRECPRISGLALAAECRNAYRVGGDYYDFIPSNYDRVRHQDDPKLVQCVPWSIVIGDVMGKGVPAGLIMTMTRGMLRAEVLNRHTPAQVLSHLNRVMYPDLDNSHRFVTLFYSEYDPVSRKLSFCNAAHHPPLLWRAQTDTIEQLDTWGMLIGLDMDSKYEEGEVTLEPGDIILYYTDGFTDAVNAHGDRFDEANLYESFQTACRTHNNPNEIVDALFKKVSQFTYPKIRNSDDMTLVVVQVQSETVKPCQ
- a CDS encoding multicopper oxidase family protein, which encodes MAQHQCLPVTNRKSLRNRAVNQVKKMGIRRREFITMGALGTLGAFALKSCGNSSIPNTPANNETPTQVFRSENGLLEIDLTAQYSDLVLAEQPFPQMMTYNGQIPAPRLEVNAGDRLIIHFKNDLDQATNLHFHGLHLSPDQDNVFLKIAPGQSHTYELDIHPQQRAGTHWYHPHLHGSVAEQLFRGLAGIIVVRGALDEIPEIAVAQEEFFLLQDFASPDANSRHMNLMAGREGSLRLVNGSYHPSIEVTEDLLRLRLVNASPSRFYHLEIKGQKLVQISNDGGALSQPIEIDKLLLTPGQRAELLIHTADLPDIPIHLLNLPYKRTQMGMMGNQTPQTIEAIADFKRAAKDFDVVYLPETLQPIEQLPEPQQTRQFTLNHGMVKGQGMAFLINGESYSGAVQTEVTLDTVEDWEIKNMGTMDHPFHIHTNKFQIISRNGIPEEMIVWHDTVLVKVGETIKIRMKFEHFTGETVYHCHILDHEDLGMMGKLKISAPTAAIFG
- a CDS encoding sulfurtransferase, whose protein sequence is MSHYAHPEALADTQWLMDHLSNPLVRIVEVDMSLDSHKDNHIPGAIFWNVFADLLQPDHSINLDPAAIARLLSRSGITPKTTVIAYGSYPGTGAWIFWLLKLFGHEKVLVLNGGHQKWVAENRPVTSELSEFAPTQYPQKTINSSLRVLQAEVQASLEQPDCILLDVRSQEEYRGEIYLLQPPKEDERGGHIPGAIHLEHALTLNEDSTFKSPAELSNLYNSSGITAEKEVFPYCAIGGRSAYIWFVLKYLLGYPKVRNYDGSWNEWSRLPNVPIEQ
- a CDS encoding alkene reductase, encoding MTTSSPKFLESFDLKGLALQNRVAMAPMTRARAGKERIPNELMAEYYAQRAATGLIITEATTISPQANGWNESPGIYSDAMVEGWKKITEAIHAKGSKVFMQLWHCGRASHSSFHGGKPAIAPSAIKIEDEEGLIHTPNGKQPYEVPRAIETEEIPLIVEEYRLAAERAKAAGLDGIEVHSANGYLLDTFLQSKTNHRTDEYGGSIENRFRMLSEVLKAVLTVWDSERVGVRLSPNGMFNDMGSPDYREQFLYAAKQLNQYNLAYLHVMDGLAFGFHELGDPMTLDEFREAYDGVLIGNCGYDQLSAEAAIASGKADMIAIGRPFISNPDLIARYANDWELNPPADVTTWSAPGSAGYTDFPTYQSV
- a CDS encoding glycosyltransferase family 2 protein → MLVYISVVIPTYNRKPILTKCLNALEHQQVPEELQNEGYEIVVVDDGSTDGTVEWLQTDANSYPHVRLFEQAHKGAAAARNLGVEQAQGDIIIFIDSDLVVTETFLAAHLEGLRQGKRKLRSDRLFTYGRVINTANFEEPTAEPYKLTDYSAAYFATGNVAIARKWLLEAGLFDLGFQLYGWEDLELGVRLKKLGLTLIKCPDAVGYHWHPPFSLEQIPKLIDQEIQRGKMGVVFYEKHPTWEVRMMIQMTVLHRILWGILSLGGWLNEKRLKPLLSWLIKRGNSQLALEVARIFLNWYNVQGVYAAYREARSSS